The DNA segment GCCGGCCAGGTTGACGTTGATCGACTCGTCGTCGCCCGCGCCCTCGCCCGTGCGGTTGTCACCGGTGTGCACGATGGTGCTGTCCGGGGTCTGCTTGTTGTTGAAGAAGACGAAGTGGGCGTCCGAGTAGACCTTGCCCTCCGCGTTGACCGCGATGGCGGAGGCGTCCAGGTCGAAGTCCGTGCCCGTGGTGGTGCGGACGTCCCAGCCGAGGCCCACGGTGACGGCCGTCAGGCCCGGAGCCTCCTTGGAGAGCGAGACGTTGCCACCCTTGGACAGGCTTACAGCCATGTTGGGAGTCCCTTCCTAGTTTTCCTGTGCGTGCCGACGAAGCTACCGTCACCCGGGACAACGTCGAGGGGGGTGCCCATGGTTCCGCACCCCTTTACCTTTTTTACCCGCTCTTCCCCGCCCGGCCGGCCGCGCGGTTCGGGAAATCCGGGTGACGTGGACGGCCCCGGACCGGGAACATGGAGGGCATGTCCGGTCCTCACGTCATCCGCGGCTCCGTCTCGCTCCCCGAGGCCGAGCTGATGTGGCGTTTCTCCAGGTCGTCCGGCCCGGGCGGCCAGCATGTCAACACCAGCGACTCCCAGGTGGAGCTGCGCTTCGACCTCGCCGCCACCGACGCGCTGCCGCCGGTGTGGAAGGAGCGAGCGCTGGAGCGGCTGGCCGCCCGGCTCGTCGACGGCGTGGTGACCGTGCGGGCGTCCGAGCACCGCTCCCAGTGGCGCAACCGCGAGACCGCCGCCGTACGCCTCGCGGCCCTCCTCGCGGAGGCCAGCGCGCCCCCGCCCAAGCCGCGCAGGCCCACCCGGATTCCGCGCGGCATCAACGAGCGCCGGCTGCGGGAGAAGAAGCAGCGCGCCGATACCAAGCGGGGCCGTTCGGGGCGCGACTGGGGGTAGCGGCCGCGCCGGTGCGGCCTCAGGCGGCCGCGTCCCCCAGCGCCAGCACCCCCACCGTCTGGTCCCCGCTCGTCTCCCCGGTCTTTTGAAAGCCCAGCCGGAGATAGAACTCCTCGGGACCGTCCGCCCCCGGGTGCCAGGTGACGTACAGTTCGGAGCCGCCCCGGCGCCGGATCTCCGCGGCCACCGAGGCGACCGCGAAACGCCCGTGGCCGCGGCCCTGCTCGTCCGCCGCGATGTTCAGCCGCCACAGCCCCGACCGGCGGACGCTTCCGTCGCC comes from the Streptomyces sp. SUK 48 genome and includes:
- a CDS encoding TerD family protein, with translation MAVSLSKGGNVSLSKEAPGLTAVTVGLGWDVRTTTGTDFDLDASAIAVNAEGKVYSDAHFVFFNNKQTPDSTIVHTGDNRTGEGAGDDESINVNLAGLPADIDKIVFPVSIYDAENRGQNFGQVRNAYIRIVNQAGGAEIARYDLSEDAATETAMVFGELYRNGAEWKFRAVGQGYASGLVGIAQDFGVNV
- the arfB gene encoding alternative ribosome rescue aminoacyl-tRNA hydrolase ArfB, which translates into the protein MSGPHVIRGSVSLPEAELMWRFSRSSGPGGQHVNTSDSQVELRFDLAATDALPPVWKERALERLAARLVDGVVTVRASEHRSQWRNRETAAVRLAALLAEASAPPPKPRRPTRIPRGINERRLREKKQRADTKRGRSGRDWG
- a CDS encoding GNAT family N-acetyltransferase; its protein translation is MTRHLEEITPRNFEAAIGIRVRPGQEHAVEPVERSLAEAYAHPPGVAWPRLILDGARPVGFLMAFLDIDWYGDGSVRRSGLWRLNIAADEQGRGHGRFAVASVAAEIRRRGGSELYVTWHPGADGPEEFYLRLGFQKTGETSGDQTVGVLALGDAAA